atgCGAGTACGAGGCTCAGAGGAGATGCGTGCCACAGGAGAAATAAGCACAAACCAGCCTGAGGTCACCAAGACGCAGGCCTTTAGAGATTAACCCTCCACAGGAAGAAACCAGAGAAATCGTCTTACGGACAGAACAGGAGTGTGCAACTCTTGTCCAGCTCATCAAGCAACAGATTTCTGGACttatcttccccccccccatcttagAGCCAAAACCATTTTAACAACCTGTGAGTTAATCCCGCCCTGTTAAAACCGGAGTTGCGGTCTCTTTGGGTCGCCGTCGGTGTTGCTATGACCTCCCGAGAGGCTCCAAGGGCTGCCTGTGTAGGCATGGCGCTGAGTGCCTTCTTCTGGTGGTTTACTATTCTGTCTTTGACCCACACTGGCGGGGTCAGGGGGGACTGCTGGCTCATTGAGGGAGAGAAGGGCTTTGTATGGCTGGCCATCTGCAGCCAGAACCAACCGCCTTACGAAGCCATCCCGCAGCATATCAACAGCACCATTGTGGACCTGCGCCTGAACGAGAACAAGATCAAAAGCATCCACTACTCAGCCTTGAGCCGCTTTGCTAACCTGACATACCTGAACCTGACCAAGAACGAGATCAACTACATCGAGGATGGGGCCTTTTCTGCCCAGTTCAACCTGCAAGTGCTTCAGCTGGGCTTCAACAGACTACGGAACCTGACTGAGGGAATCCTCCGGGGTTTGGGCAAGCTGCAGTACCTCTACCTCCAGGCTAACCTGATTGAGACTGTGACACCCAATGCCTTCTGGGAATGCCCCAACATCGAAAACATAGACCTGTCGATGAACCGCATCCAGCAGCTGGACGGATCGACGTTCACCAGTTTGACGAAGCTGACGACTTGCGAACTGTACACCAACCCGTTCAATTGTTCCTGCGAGCTCCTGGGCTTCGTCAAGTGGCTCTCCGCTTTCCCCAACAGAACAAACGAACGCATGGTCTGCGATTCGCCGCCCGGTTTCTCAGGCTACAGCCTCCTCAGCCAGAACCCAAACAACCCCACTTACCGCAATGCGCTGCACATGCTGTCCACTGTTTGCACCGATGACTATGTGACTCCTTACATACCGGTGCCTCCTGACACCACTACTTTTCCACCAGACTCTACCCCTTGTGGGTTGGAGGACTGCCCCTCAGGAACTGAGCCGGACGAGGGCATAGGCATCAGTCCGACCTACATCGATCCTGACATGAAACCTATTATGAAGTTAAAGCAAGTTTCACACAAGAGTGCCACCATCCTGGTCCAGATCCCAAACCCATACAGGAAAATGTACATCCTGGCCCTTTACAAGAACAGCTTCTTCACCGACATCCAAAATCTGAAGCTTAATAAAGAGGAGATTGAGCTGAAAAACCTGAAACCCCACACAGACTACACATACTGCGTGGTCTCCATACGGAATTCTTTGCGGTTCAACCACACATGTTTGACTATCTCCACGGGACtcaaaaatgagaaagagaacCACTCGGTCAACAGCTCCACTGCCACCCACTACATCATGACCATCCTCGGTTGTCTCTTCAGCATGGTGATATTCTTGGGGGTGATCTACTACTGTTTGCgtaaaaagagacaaaaagatgaaaagcacaaaaaatctGACAGCCTCAAGAAAAATATCATCGAGCTCAAGTATGGTGCAGAACTTGAAGGGGGAACGATGCCACGGATGTCACAGAAGCAGATGATGTCTGGAGACAGCATGTCCAGGATGCCGTACCTTCCCCCGGGTGAAATCGAACAGTACAAACTTCAGGACATAAGCGAAACGCCAAAAATGGCCAAGGGGAGTTACATTGAGGTACGCACCGGCGAGCAACCGGATCGCCGGGACTGCGACCTCACCATCTCTGGGAACAACCAAGGCTCGGTGGCTGAAATCTCCACCATCGCCAAAGAGGTGGACAAAGTCAATCAGATTATCAACAACTGCATAGACGCCTTGAAATCAGAATCCACGTCATTTCAAGGGGTGAAATCCGGAGCCGTGTCCAACGCTGAGCCTCAGCTGGTGCTGATCTCCGAGCAGCCTCCCAGCAAGCAGAGCTTCCTGTCCCCCTCTTACAAGGATAGCTACCACCACTCTTTACAGAggcaccacagcacagaggccTCCCCTAAGCGCCCCAGCACCTCCTGCGGCCCCATGCGGAGCCCCAGGCCCTACCGCTCGGACATGGCCTACAAGTCAGAGGCCAAGTACATCGAGAAGACTTCCCCGACGGGCGAGACCATCCTGACGGTCACGCCGGCGGTGGCCATCCTGAGGGCGGAGGCGGAGAAGATCAGGCAGTACAGCGACCACCGGCACGCCTACCCGGATTCACTCCaggtggagcagctggaggGGCCCGGGAATCGCAAGGCCTCCATTTTGGAGCCCCtcacccgcccccgccccaggGACATGACCTACTCCCAGCTCTCT
This genomic window from Anguilla rostrata isolate EN2019 chromosome 17, ASM1855537v3, whole genome shotgun sequence contains:
- the elfn1a gene encoding protein ELFN1 — translated: MTSREAPRAACVGMALSAFFWWFTILSLTHTGGVRGDCWLIEGEKGFVWLAICSQNQPPYEAIPQHINSTIVDLRLNENKIKSIHYSALSRFANLTYLNLTKNEINYIEDGAFSAQFNLQVLQLGFNRLRNLTEGILRGLGKLQYLYLQANLIETVTPNAFWECPNIENIDLSMNRIQQLDGSTFTSLTKLTTCELYTNPFNCSCELLGFVKWLSAFPNRTNERMVCDSPPGFSGYSLLSQNPNNPTYRNALHMLSTVCTDDYVTPYIPVPPDTTTFPPDSTPCGLEDCPSGTEPDEGIGISPTYIDPDMKPIMKLKQVSHKSATILVQIPNPYRKMYILALYKNSFFTDIQNLKLNKEEIELKNLKPHTDYTYCVVSIRNSLRFNHTCLTISTGLKNEKENHSVNSSTATHYIMTILGCLFSMVIFLGVIYYCLRKKRQKDEKHKKSDSLKKNIIELKYGAELEGGTMPRMSQKQMMSGDSMSRMPYLPPGEIEQYKLQDISETPKMAKGSYIEVRTGEQPDRRDCDLTISGNNQGSVAEISTIAKEVDKVNQIINNCIDALKSESTSFQGVKSGAVSNAEPQLVLISEQPPSKQSFLSPSYKDSYHHSLQRHHSTEASPKRPSTSCGPMRSPRPYRSDMAYKSEAKYIEKTSPTGETILTVTPAVAILRAEAEKIRQYSDHRHAYPDSLQVEQLEGPGNRKASILEPLTRPRPRDMTYSQLSPEYHDLSYASSPEFYCKPSHSFWERFKIHRKRHKEGEYMAAGHALRKKVQFAKDEDLHDILDYWKGVSAQHKS